One Burkholderia cepacia genomic window carries:
- a CDS encoding tetratricopeptide repeat protein: protein MEAVSLKALASVSPREFADILAGPPERAAAWVAAAADNGIVDAQAVYGQYLLDGHGVARDPAAAFNWFRHAARAGHAMAMNMLGRCYEFGWGTAACAPVAVYWYRLAAQAGLDWGMYNYATALALGNGIDENRADALDWFRRAAALGHAKSINLIGGFYEDGWVVPADADAAFDHYRRAAVAGDFRGQFNYARLLAERGRIDEALGWLARVPATATPAFVAKMRAYLASSPIDAFRAAALQLQPRSQPHCMESAS, encoded by the coding sequence ATGGAGGCCGTGTCGTTGAAGGCGCTCGCGTCGGTGTCGCCGCGCGAGTTCGCCGACATCCTGGCCGGGCCGCCCGAGCGCGCCGCTGCGTGGGTCGCGGCGGCGGCCGACAACGGCATCGTCGATGCCCAGGCCGTCTACGGGCAGTACCTGCTCGACGGGCATGGCGTCGCGCGCGACCCGGCGGCCGCGTTCAACTGGTTCCGGCACGCGGCGCGGGCCGGCCACGCGATGGCGATGAACATGCTCGGCCGCTGCTACGAGTTCGGCTGGGGCACGGCCGCGTGCGCGCCGGTCGCCGTGTACTGGTATCGGCTTGCCGCGCAGGCGGGGCTCGACTGGGGCATGTACAACTACGCGACGGCGCTCGCGCTCGGCAACGGCATCGACGAGAACCGCGCCGACGCGCTCGACTGGTTCCGCCGCGCGGCCGCGCTCGGCCATGCGAAATCGATCAACCTGATCGGCGGCTTCTACGAAGACGGCTGGGTCGTACCGGCCGATGCCGACGCCGCGTTCGACCACTATCGCCGAGCCGCCGTCGCCGGCGACTTCCGCGGCCAGTTCAACTATGCGCGGCTGCTTGCCGAGCGCGGGCGCATCGACGAAGCGCTCGGCTGGCTCGCGCGCGTGCCGGCCACCGCCACCCCCGCGTTCGTCGCGAAGATGCGCGCGTATCTCGCGTCGTCGCCGATCGACGCGTTCCGTGCGGCGGCGCTGCAGTTGCAACCCCGGTCGCAGCCACACTGCATGGAATCCGCATCATGA
- a CDS encoding Fe2+-dependent dioxygenase yields the protein MMLHIPGVLTKTQVAQCRDHLDAAEWVDGNATSGTQSALAKRNRQLPEGSPAARAVGDAIQDALARHPLFFSAALPLKVFPPLFNRYEGGETFGTHVDNAIRLLRGTDFRVRSDLSATLFLEEPEAYDGGELCVEDTYGTHRAKLPAGDLVLYPASSLHHVTPVTRGERVASFFWIQSMVRDDGDRTLLFQLDTQIQALSAEKGAKDPAVIALTGIYHNLLRKWADA from the coding sequence ATGATGCTTCATATCCCCGGCGTGTTGACCAAGACGCAGGTCGCGCAATGCCGCGACCACCTCGATGCGGCCGAATGGGTCGACGGTAACGCGACGTCCGGCACGCAGTCGGCGCTCGCGAAACGCAACCGGCAATTGCCGGAAGGCTCGCCTGCCGCACGTGCGGTGGGCGATGCGATCCAGGACGCGCTCGCGCGCCACCCGCTGTTCTTTTCGGCGGCGCTGCCGCTCAAGGTGTTTCCGCCGCTGTTCAATCGCTACGAAGGCGGCGAGACGTTCGGCACGCACGTCGACAACGCGATCCGGTTGCTGCGCGGCACGGATTTCCGCGTGCGCAGCGATCTGTCGGCGACGCTGTTTCTCGAGGAGCCCGAAGCGTACGACGGCGGCGAGCTGTGTGTCGAGGATACGTACGGTACCCACCGCGCGAAGCTGCCGGCAGGCGACCTCGTGCTGTATCCGGCGTCCAGCCTGCATCACGTGACGCCGGTCACGCGCGGCGAACGCGTCGCGTCGTTCTTCTGGATCCAGAGCATGGTGCGCGACGACGGCGACCGCACGCTGCTGTTCCAGCTCGATACGCAGATCCAGGCACTGTCCGCCGAGAAAGGCGCGAAGGACCCGGCGGTCATTGCGTTGACGGGGATTTATCACAACCTGTTGAGGAAGTGGGCCGATGCGTAG
- a CDS encoding type II toxin-antitoxin system Phd/YefM family antitoxin produces MMPHAPVSKSEFKARALEYFRLVEASGESLIVTDHGKPTLEIRPYHAREAQPLDILRGSVMRYDNPLDPIAEDDWEASR; encoded by the coding sequence ATGATGCCGCACGCTCCCGTATCGAAATCCGAATTCAAGGCTCGCGCACTCGAATACTTCCGGCTCGTCGAGGCGTCGGGCGAAAGCCTGATCGTCACCGATCACGGCAAGCCGACGCTCGAGATCCGGCCGTATCACGCACGCGAAGCTCAGCCGTTGGACATATTGCGCGGCTCGGTCATGCGCTATGACAATCCTCTCGATCCGATTGCGGAAGATGATTGGGAGGCGTCGCGGTGA
- a CDS encoding type II toxin-antitoxin system VapC family toxin has translation MIVLDTHALVWWVAGDPSLSRKARSAIDRARSEGALAASAISAWEIAMLVRNDRLALTMDVDAWLATVAQIDGMRFVPVDADIAARSTDLPGAFHKDPADRMIVATARRLGAPLVTRDEKIRAYAHVKTLW, from the coding sequence GTGATCGTGCTGGATACGCATGCGTTGGTGTGGTGGGTGGCGGGCGACCCGTCGCTCAGCAGGAAGGCGAGAAGCGCGATCGATCGCGCACGGAGCGAAGGCGCGCTTGCCGCATCCGCGATCTCCGCCTGGGAGATCGCGATGCTGGTGCGCAACGACCGCCTCGCCCTGACGATGGATGTCGACGCATGGCTCGCCACCGTCGCGCAGATCGACGGGATGCGCTTCGTGCCCGTCGACGCCGACATCGCCGCAAGATCCACCGACCTCCCCGGCGCGTTCCACAAGGATCCGGCCGACCGCATGATCGTCGCGACCGCACGACGGCTCGGCGCGCCGCTCGTCACGCGCGACGAAAAAATCCGCGCTTACGCGCACGTCAAGACGCTCTGGTAA
- a CDS encoding PAAR domain-containing protein, whose translation MFSVIRGKCARHSSNKKSRRPKAVKRHYLRVGDKSTAGGVVTDGIATTSVMGQQLTHIGASVMCPACSSVGHIVPIGPRFPDGWMGQKVALEGDKVSCGCYPMPTMLPLAKRDVRAI comes from the coding sequence GTGTTTTCGGTAATTCGTGGAAAATGCGCTCGGCATTCGTCGAACAAAAAATCGAGAAGGCCGAAAGCGGTGAAAAGACATTATCTGAGAGTGGGTGACAAGTCGACTGCCGGAGGCGTAGTGACCGACGGCATTGCCACTACGTCAGTCATGGGGCAGCAGTTGACGCATATTGGCGCGTCGGTGATGTGCCCGGCATGCAGTTCGGTTGGCCATATCGTTCCAATCGGGCCGCGGTTCCCCGATGGCTGGATGGGGCAGAAGGTAGCTCTTGAGGGCGACAAGGTTTCGTGCGGCTGCTATCCGATGCCGACCATGCTCCCCCTCGCAAAGCGTGATGTTCGAGCAATATGA
- a CDS encoding ACT domain-containing protein: MELSVERVDVWAATIEDKPGGLANVLSALRDAGADLQFIVARRTSEAAGKGVVFVAPLLGDAVIRAATQVGFNVTPSLHSVRVMGLDQMGIIAQLTQLLADGGINLRGVSAAVLGTQFIAYIAVDSLGDAEKAIDILQRA; the protein is encoded by the coding sequence ATGGAACTGAGCGTAGAACGTGTCGATGTCTGGGCCGCCACCATCGAAGACAAGCCGGGCGGCCTCGCGAACGTATTGAGCGCGCTGCGGGATGCCGGCGCGGACTTGCAGTTCATCGTCGCGCGCCGCACGTCGGAGGCGGCGGGCAAGGGCGTCGTGTTTGTCGCGCCGCTGCTGGGAGATGCGGTGATCCGCGCGGCCACGCAGGTGGGGTTCAACGTCACCCCGAGCCTTCACTCCGTCCGCGTGATGGGGCTGGATCAAATGGGGATCATCGCGCAATTGACCCAACTGCTCGCCGACGGGGGAATCAATCTCCGCGGCGTGTCGGCTGCCGTGCTGGGCACCCAGTTCATCGCGTACATCGCGGTCGACTCGCTGGGCGATGCCGAAAAGGCGATCGATATCTTGCAAAGGGCATGA
- a CDS encoding M15 family metallopeptidase produces MISLSDPVVRAVTLIESHERFVDLATLHHRVAVDLTRSIVPGDSEHFLKVRRGVADRLVVAASTLPDNLRLLVKEGYRPLALQRTYFDKHLADLRRALPSDTPEETLLELASRYVAPPEVAAHPTGAAVDLTLVSADGTEADMGCVLDATDQESSGACYTGSQFISRDAVRNRHILSAAMTTAGFVNYPSEWWHWSFGDKYWAVLQRQPNAIYGPVDEHVVQEWTV; encoded by the coding sequence GTGATCTCACTTTCCGATCCCGTCGTTCGCGCGGTCACGCTGATCGAATCGCATGAACGCTTCGTCGACCTCGCGACCCTGCATCATCGCGTCGCAGTCGACCTTACCCGCAGCATCGTGCCGGGCGACAGCGAACATTTCCTGAAGGTCCGCCGCGGCGTGGCCGACCGGCTCGTCGTCGCCGCGAGCACCCTTCCGGACAACCTGCGCCTGCTGGTGAAGGAAGGCTATCGCCCGCTGGCGCTGCAACGCACATATTTCGACAAGCATCTCGCCGATTTGCGCCGCGCGCTGCCGTCCGACACGCCGGAGGAAACACTGCTCGAACTGGCGAGCCGCTACGTCGCGCCGCCGGAAGTCGCCGCCCATCCGACGGGCGCGGCGGTCGACCTGACGCTGGTCTCGGCTGACGGAACCGAAGCGGACATGGGCTGCGTGCTCGATGCCACCGATCAGGAATCGTCCGGCGCCTGCTACACCGGCAGCCAATTCATCAGCCGCGACGCGGTGCGCAATCGGCACATTCTGTCGGCGGCGATGACGACCGCGGGCTTCGTCAACTATCCGTCGGAATGGTGGCATTGGTCGTTCGGCGACAAATACTGGGCCGTCCTGCAACGCCAGCCGAACGCCATCTACGGTCCCGTCGACGAACACGTCGTTCAGGAATGGACCGTTTGA
- a CDS encoding nucleotidyltransferase family protein, producing the protein MSYASLATGVLLAGGLGQRFDPSGLHSKLLALLPDGTPVAVAAARRLAAATADVIAVVRPGAEKLAMLLNESGCHVVYAPDAVRGMGASLAAGVRATPDANGWLVALGDMPWIAASTYESVTRALDAHDASIVAPVHRGVRGHPVGFAAHHFDTLAALDGDTGARALFASAPVRLLDVDDPGIVRDVDTPADLARGRGDR; encoded by the coding sequence ATGTCCTATGCGTCACTCGCCACCGGCGTCCTCCTCGCCGGCGGCCTCGGTCAACGCTTCGACCCGAGCGGCCTGCACAGCAAGCTGCTCGCGCTGCTTCCCGACGGCACGCCGGTTGCGGTCGCGGCCGCCCGCCGTCTCGCGGCGGCCACGGCCGACGTGATCGCCGTCGTGCGCCCCGGTGCCGAAAAACTCGCGATGCTGCTGAACGAATCCGGCTGCCATGTCGTCTACGCACCCGACGCCGTGCGCGGCATGGGCGCGAGCCTCGCGGCCGGCGTACGCGCGACGCCCGACGCGAACGGCTGGCTCGTCGCGCTCGGCGACATGCCGTGGATCGCGGCTTCCACCTACGAAAGCGTCACACGCGCACTCGACGCCCACGACGCGTCGATCGTCGCACCCGTGCACCGCGGCGTGCGCGGCCACCCGGTCGGTTTTGCCGCGCACCACTTCGATACGCTCGCCGCCCTCGACGGCGACACCGGCGCCCGCGCACTGTTCGCCAGCGCACCGGTCAGGCTGCTCGACGTCGACGATCCGGGCATCGTGCGCGACGTCGATACGCCCGCGGACCTCGCGCGCGGACGCGGCGACCGCTGA
- a CDS encoding methyl-accepting chemotaxis protein, with the protein MRNLSLNQKLASMIVILWLGLLVIAGLGAWQTRTSMIADRRDQLASLVAQAASVTDHYYKLSQQNVLPEADAKQKALEAIAAMRYGADGYISINDSKPVIVMHPIKSDLNGKDVSNFTDPNGKHLFVEIVKAADQSGGKGFVEYLWPKPGADKPQEKTSAVQRFAPWDWYLVTGMYMNDVRTAVLESVGRWLAMTTVLGGIATAVMVLVLKSVRANLGGELEVALDAAQRIAQGDLTAHVAVKHDDRGSLLHALHTMQGGLIDMVSRVRTGTENINVGASEIASGNTDLSQRTEEQAAALVQTASSMDQMTANVKQNADSAAQAASLAGQAAQVATRGSAVVDDVVRTMNEITDRSHKIGDIIGVIDGIAFQTNILALNAAVEAARAGEQGRGFAVVAAEVRSLAQRSATAAKEIKSLIVSSNETVEQGAALVTHAGETMAEIVQSVRRVNEILDEISHASREQSAGIEQVNRAVGEMDQVTQQNAALVEEAAAAAHSLRDQAEALRDAVTRFALPA; encoded by the coding sequence ATGCGCAACCTTTCCCTGAATCAGAAACTCGCCTCGATGATCGTCATCCTCTGGCTCGGCCTGCTCGTGATCGCCGGGCTCGGCGCCTGGCAGACGCGCACGTCGATGATCGCGGACCGCCGCGACCAGCTCGCGTCGCTGGTCGCGCAGGCCGCGAGCGTGACCGACCATTACTACAAGCTGTCTCAGCAGAACGTGCTGCCGGAAGCCGACGCGAAGCAGAAGGCGCTCGAGGCGATCGCCGCGATGCGTTACGGCGCCGACGGCTACATCTCCATCAACGACTCGAAGCCCGTGATCGTGATGCATCCGATCAAGTCCGACCTCAACGGCAAGGACGTGTCGAATTTCACCGACCCGAACGGCAAGCACCTGTTCGTCGAGATCGTGAAGGCCGCGGACCAGAGCGGCGGCAAGGGCTTCGTCGAGTATCTGTGGCCGAAGCCGGGCGCCGACAAGCCGCAGGAGAAAACCAGCGCCGTGCAGCGCTTCGCGCCGTGGGACTGGTATCTCGTGACCGGCATGTACATGAACGACGTGCGCACCGCCGTGCTCGAAAGCGTCGGCCGCTGGCTCGCGATGACGACCGTGCTCGGCGGGATCGCGACCGCCGTGATGGTGCTGGTGCTGAAAAGCGTGCGCGCGAACCTCGGCGGCGAGCTGGAAGTGGCACTCGACGCCGCGCAGCGCATCGCGCAGGGCGACCTGACCGCGCACGTCGCCGTGAAGCACGACGATCGCGGCAGCCTGCTGCACGCGCTGCACACGATGCAGGGCGGGCTGATCGACATGGTGTCGCGCGTGCGGACGGGTACCGAGAACATCAACGTCGGCGCAAGCGAGATCGCGTCGGGCAACACGGATCTGTCGCAGCGCACCGAGGAACAGGCGGCCGCGCTCGTGCAGACCGCGTCGAGCATGGACCAGATGACCGCGAACGTGAAGCAGAACGCGGACAGCGCCGCCCAGGCCGCGTCGCTCGCCGGCCAGGCCGCGCAGGTCGCGACGCGCGGCAGCGCGGTGGTCGACGACGTCGTGCGCACGATGAACGAGATCACCGACCGCTCGCACAAGATCGGCGACATCATCGGCGTGATCGACGGGATCGCGTTCCAGACCAACATCCTCGCGCTGAACGCGGCCGTCGAAGCCGCGCGCGCGGGCGAACAGGGCCGCGGCTTCGCGGTGGTCGCGGCCGAAGTGCGCTCGCTCGCGCAACGCTCGGCAACGGCCGCGAAGGAAATCAAGTCGCTGATCGTGTCGTCGAACGAGACCGTCGAGCAAGGCGCGGCGCTCGTCACGCACGCGGGCGAGACGATGGCCGAGATCGTGCAGTCGGTGCGGCGCGTGAACGAGATCCTCGACGAGATCAGCCATGCGTCGCGCGAACAAAGCGCCGGCATCGAGCAGGTCAATCGCGCGGTGGGCGAGATGGACCAGGTCACGCAGCAGAACGCGGCGCTCGTCGAGGAAGCGGCGGCCGCCGCGCATTCGCTGCGCGATCAGGCCGAGGCGCTGCGGGACGCGGTGACGCGGTTTGCGTTGCCGGCCTGA
- a CDS encoding response regulator transcription factor: MGKFNVRIVFAYDWPLTLAGIEQVAGSACAIDLVGVYQRAGDLVASIGDVVCDIVLIDYAMRSDGQMEMLKLLDFLRVARPGVGIVVLVTHESPVIIRSILARGALSVVSKFDEVGHIVTAIHSSYSGGRYLSPAVKRTLASADDDGHGAPKLSQREIEVIRLYLSGVPIKTIAQRLSKGKQTVSAQKISAMKKLGVNNDVDLVRRAATLGLRHDASANASVAASA, from the coding sequence ATGGGGAAATTCAATGTTCGCATCGTCTTCGCGTACGACTGGCCGTTGACGCTGGCCGGCATCGAGCAGGTCGCAGGCAGCGCCTGCGCGATCGATCTGGTCGGCGTCTACCAGCGCGCCGGCGACTTGGTCGCGTCGATCGGCGACGTAGTCTGCGACATTGTGCTCATCGATTATGCGATGCGCAGTGACGGGCAGATGGAGATGCTGAAGCTGCTCGACTTCCTGCGGGTCGCGCGTCCGGGCGTCGGCATCGTCGTGCTGGTCACGCACGAGAGCCCGGTGATCATCCGCTCGATCCTTGCGCGGGGCGCGCTGAGCGTCGTCAGCAAGTTCGACGAGGTCGGCCATATCGTCACGGCCATTCATTCGAGCTACAGCGGCGGGCGCTACCTGTCGCCGGCGGTCAAGCGCACGCTCGCTTCGGCCGACGACGATGGCCACGGTGCGCCGAAGCTGTCGCAACGCGAGATCGAAGTGATCCGTCTTTACCTGTCGGGTGTGCCGATCAAGACGATCGCGCAGCGTCTGAGCAAGGGCAAGCAGACGGTCAGTGCGCAGAAGATCAGCGCGATGAAGAAGCTCGGCGTGAACAACGACGTCGATCTGGTCCGGCGGGCGGCGACGCTCGGCCTGCGCCACGATGCGAGCGCGAACGCAAGCGTTGCGGCATCGGCGTGA
- a CDS encoding patatin-like phospholipase family protein, which produces MPPDPIPSTAFVFAGGGSLGAIEVGMLRELVASGERPDCVVGASAGAINAAYFAGRPDADGVAMLAALWCRIRRQDIMPFSMRSLVAMLLRNRPHLVEADALRLLLERNLPYRRIEQAALPLHIVATDVLNGQEVVLSAGPVVDAVQASAAIPGVFPSVSIGGVELVDGGVANNTPISVAIALGVRRIVVLPAGFACALRVPPRSAIAHATHALTLVIARQLVRDLELYGARAQIHVVPPLCPLEVSSYDYSQCAQLIDKAAHRTRQWIDGGGLSDHTIPGALREHHHTSAALRASQI; this is translated from the coding sequence GTGCCGCCCGACCCCATCCCGTCAACCGCCTTCGTGTTCGCCGGCGGCGGCAGTCTCGGCGCGATCGAGGTCGGCATGCTCCGCGAACTGGTCGCGAGCGGCGAACGGCCCGATTGTGTCGTCGGCGCGTCGGCGGGCGCGATCAATGCCGCCTATTTCGCCGGCCGGCCCGATGCGGACGGCGTCGCGATGCTCGCCGCGCTGTGGTGCCGGATCCGCCGCCAGGACATCATGCCGTTCTCGATGCGCAGCCTCGTCGCGATGCTGCTGCGCAACCGGCCGCATCTGGTCGAGGCCGATGCGCTGCGCCTGCTGCTGGAACGGAACCTGCCGTACCGGCGGATCGAGCAGGCCGCGTTGCCGCTCCACATCGTCGCGACCGACGTGCTGAACGGCCAGGAAGTCGTGCTGTCCGCCGGCCCGGTCGTGGATGCCGTGCAGGCCAGCGCGGCGATTCCGGGCGTGTTTCCGTCGGTCAGCATCGGCGGCGTGGAGCTCGTCGACGGCGGCGTTGCGAACAATACGCCGATCTCCGTTGCGATCGCGCTCGGCGTCAGGCGGATCGTCGTGCTGCCGGCCGGGTTCGCCTGCGCGTTGCGCGTACCGCCGCGCAGCGCGATCGCGCATGCGACGCACGCGCTGACGCTCGTGATCGCGCGGCAACTGGTGCGCGATCTGGAACTGTACGGGGCACGCGCGCAAATCCATGTCGTGCCGCCGCTGTGTCCGCTCGAGGTGTCGTCATACGATTACTCGCAGTGCGCGCAACTGATCGACAAGGCCGCGCACCGGACGCGTCAATGGATCGACGGTGGCGGACTGTCGGACCACACGATCCCGGGTGCGCTGCGCGAACACCACCACACATCCGCGGCGTTACGCGCCAGCCAAATATAA
- a CDS encoding TetR/AcrR family transcriptional regulator — protein sequence MRTVRVPGARSGGRPTQQEAADRVQRLLDVARRQFLSAGYRETSMESLAREAGVAKKTLYSRFGSKAGLFATILDALRRKWVEELRGLVVESDRPETVLETVALHLLEVGTRPDMIELYRLLLLDAYRVPGLIRGYYDQQGGLSGMEPLADYLRTAVDAGELALDDVPVATEQFVHLVLGGIRTRMLLGAARRPNAAARARLARQAVRIFLAGCAR from the coding sequence ATGCGAACAGTCCGGGTTCCCGGGGCGAGATCCGGCGGCCGCCCGACGCAGCAGGAAGCGGCGGACCGCGTGCAACGCCTGCTCGACGTCGCCCGGCGGCAATTCCTGAGCGCGGGCTATCGCGAGACGAGCATGGAAAGCCTCGCGCGCGAGGCGGGCGTCGCCAAGAAAACCCTCTATAGCCGATTCGGCAGCAAGGCCGGCCTGTTCGCGACGATCCTCGACGCGCTGCGGCGCAAATGGGTCGAGGAGCTGCGCGGGCTCGTGGTCGAATCGGATCGTCCCGAAACGGTGCTCGAGACGGTCGCGCTGCACCTCCTCGAAGTCGGCACGCGGCCCGACATGATCGAGCTGTACCGCCTGCTGCTGCTCGACGCGTATCGCGTTCCCGGGCTGATCCGCGGGTACTACGACCAGCAGGGCGGCCTGAGCGGAATGGAGCCGCTTGCCGATTACCTGCGTACGGCGGTCGACGCAGGCGAACTGGCGCTCGACGACGTGCCCGTTGCGACCGAGCAGTTCGTCCATCTGGTGCTCGGCGGTATCCGGACCCGCATGCTGCTCGGGGCCGCGCGGCGCCCCAATGCGGCGGCGCGCGCCCGTCTCGCGCGGCAAGCGGTGCGGATTTTCCTGGCCGGGTGCGCCAGGTAG